One segment of Pan paniscus chromosome 20, NHGRI_mPanPan1-v2.0_pri, whole genome shotgun sequence DNA contains the following:
- the PTH2 gene encoding tuberoinfundibular peptide of 39 residues, protein METRQVSRSPRVRLLLLLLLVPWGVRTASGVALPPVGVLSLRPPRRAWADPATPRPRRSLALADDAAFRERARLLAALERRHWLNSYMHKLLVLDAP, encoded by the exons ATGGAGACCCGCCAGGTGTCCAGGAGCCCTCGGGttcggctgctgctgctgctgctgctggtgcccTGGGGCGTCCGCACTGCCTCGGGAGTCGCCCTGCCCCCGGTCGGGGTCCTCAG CCTCCGCCCCCCACGACGGGCCTGGGCGGATCCCGCCACCCCCAGGCCGCGGAGGAGCCTGGCGCTGGCGGACGACGCGGCCTTCCGGGAGCGCGCGCGGTTGCTGGCCGCCCTCGAGCGCCGCCACTGGCTGAACTCGTACATGCACAAGCTGCTGGTGTTGGATGCGCCCTGA
- the GFY gene encoding Golgi-associated olfactory signaling regulator translates to MKSFSRILFLVFLLAGLRSKAAPSAPLPLGCGFPDMAHPSETSPLKGASENSTRDRLNPEFPGTPYPEPSKPPHTVSLESFPLDFTEPPNPDLRETPHPESPETPKADSLTTSISESLDMPKTNLSKMAHPESSETPTPGPTEMPHPGSPETPKPNFSKTSRPEFPETPNTDLMQTIPQESPEILQLNATEVSQAELPETSNTNPTKTPDPKSPEKHDLNSTETPNSEFLQALHPDPSKTPHPESHVTHNPSPTEISQTEFPTTYYQNATDVPRTSDPQISTSLYPETPVPFKDDATALNELSLNPKPGTPAAIQPDSPKLPTSDSPGMVELKAPQNSGPKESNAPPPSARIAGPPALPGRPSQLAPATLRAPQRHSRGEGVNTIIVVERVKETGVTLVGRPRGAAGGALCLFFAGTALLIGIFVLLWCLYRRAARQRPFAHHRLPDDGDEPVLHLDAPKDPYDLYFYAPDTWVPSHIATKQPPPTPPLPPKLPPPPRGGRPQRLEALSPATLPNNFV, encoded by the exons ATGAAATCATTCAGCCGGATCCTCTTCCTCGTCTTCCTCCTCGCCGGCCTGAGGTCCAAGGCCGCTCCCTCAGCCCCTCTGCCTTTGGGCTGTGGCTTTCCGGACATGGCCCACCCCTCTGAGACTTCCCCTCTGAAGGGTGCTTCTGAAAATTCCACACGAGATCGCCTTAACCCAGAATTTCCTGGGACTCCTTACCCTGAGCCTTCCAAACCACCTCATACGGTTTCCCTGGAAAGCTTCCCACTTGACTTCACTGAGCCCCCCAACCCTGACCTCCGAGAAACCCCGCACCCAGAGTCTCCTGAGACCCCCAAAGCTGACTCACTCACAACCTCAATATCAGAATCCCTGGACATGCCCAAAACTAACCTCTCCAAAATGGCACACCCAGAGTCTTCTGAGacccccacacctggcccaacTGAAATGCCACACCCAGGATCCCCTGAGACCCCCAAACCTAACTTCTCCAAAACTTCACGCCCAGAATTTCCTGAGACCCCAAACACTGACCTTATGCAAACTATACCCCAAGAATCCCCAGAGATTCTGCAGCTTAATGCCACTGAAGTCTCACAGGCAGAACTCCCCGAGACCTCAAACACTAACCCTACCAAGACCCCTGACCCCAAATCCCCAGAAAAGCATGACCTCAACTCCACTGAGACCCCAAACTCTGAATTTCTCCAAGCTCTCCATCCTGACCCTTCTAAAACCCCCCACCCAGAATCCCATGTGACCCACAATCCCAGCCCCACCGAAATTTCCCAAACAGAATTCCCCACAACCTACTACCAAAATGCAACAGATGTACCCAGGACCTCCGACCCTCAAATCTCCACTAGTCTCTACCCAGAAACACCTGTGCCCTTCAAGGATGACGCTACTGCTCTAAATGAGCTGTCCCTGAATCCCAAACCAGGAACACCTGCAGCCATCCAGCCCGACTCCCCAAAATTGCCCACTTCAGATTCTCCAGGAATGGTTGAGCTGAAGGCCCCCCAGAACTCTGGCCCTAAGGAGTCCAacgcccctcctccctcagcccggATTGCAGGTCCCCCTGCTCTTCCAGGGCGCCCCAGTCAGTTGGCCCCTGCCACTCTGCGGGCACCCCAGAGGCACAGCCGAGGTGAGGGAGTCAACACCATCATCGTGGTGGAGCGAGTGAAGGAGACCG GCGTGACTCTGGTGGGGCGACCACGTGGCGCAGCAGGCGGGGCCCTCTGCCTGTTCTTCGCGGGGACCGCGCTGCTGATCGGCATCTTTGTGCTGCTGTGGTGTCTTTACCGCCGGGCAGCTAGACAGCGGCCCTTCGCACATCACCGGCTTCCGGACGACGGAGATGAACCGG TTCTGCATTTGGACGCCCCGAAAGACCCCTACGACCTCTACTTTTATGCTCCGGATACCTGGGTCCCTTCCCACATCGCCACCAAGCAGCCCCCGCCCACACCTCCTCTGCCACCAAAGCTGCCCCCGCCGCCCCGCGGGGGTCGCCCGCAGCGTCTGGAGGCCCTGTCCCCCGCCACGCTCCCCAACAACTTCGTGTGA
- the SLC17A7 gene encoding vesicular glutamate transporter 1, with product MEFRQEEFRKLAGRALGKLHRLLEKRQEGAETLELSADGRPVTTQTRDPPVVDCTCFGLPRRYIIAIMSGLGFCISFGIRCNLGVAIVSMVNNSTTHRGGHVVVQKAQFSWDPETVGLIHGSFFWGYIVTQIPGGFICQKFAANRVFGFAIVATSTLNMLIPSAARVHYGCVIFVRILQGLVEGVTYPACHGIWSKWAPPLERSRLATTAFCGSYAGAVVAMPLAGVLVQYSGWSSVFYVYGSFGIFWYLFWLLVSYESPALHPSISEEERKYIEDAIGESAKLMNPLTKFSTPWRRFFTSMPVYAIIVANFCRSWTFYLLLISQPAYFEEVFGFEISKVGLVSALPHLVMTIIVPIGGQIADFLRSRRIMSTTNVRKLMNCGGFGMEATLLLVVGYSHSKGVAISFLVLAVGFSGFAISGFNVNHLDIAPRYASILMGISNGVGTLSGMVCPIIVGAMTKHKTREEWQYVFLIASLVHYGGVIFYGVFASGEKQPWAEPEEMSEEKCGFVGHDQLAGSDDSEMEDEAEPPGAPPAPPPSYGATHSTFQPPRPPPPVRDY from the exons ATGGAGTTCCGCCAGGAGGAGTTTCGGAAGCTAGCGGGTCGTGCTCTCGGGAAGCTGCACCG CCTTCTGGAGAAGCGGCAGGAAGGCGCGGAGACGCTGGAGCTGAGTGCGGATGGGCGCCCGGTGACCACGCAGACCCGGGACCCGCCGGTGGTGGACtgcacctgcttcggcctccctcGCCGCTACATTATCGCCATCATGAGTGGTCTGGGCTTCTGCATCAGCTTTGGCATCCGCTGCAACCTGGGCGTGGCCATCGTCTCCATGGTCAATAACAGCACGACCCACCGCGGGGGCCACGTGGTGGTGCAG AAAGCCCAGTTCAGCTGGGATCCAGAGACTGTCGGCCTCATACACGGCTCCTTTTTCTGGGGCTACATTGTCACTCAGATTCCAGGAGGATTTATCTGTCAAAAATTTGCAGCCAACAG AGTTTTCGGCTTTGCTATTGTGGCAACATCCACTCTAAACATGCTGATCCCCTCAGCTGCCCGCGTCCACTATGGCTGTGTCATCTTCGTGAGGATCCTGCAGGGGTTGGTAGAG GGGGTCACATACCCCGCCTGCCATGGGATCTGGAGCAAATGGGCCCCACCCTTAGAACGGAGTCGCCTGGCGACGACAGCCTTTTGTG GTTCCTATGCTGGGGCGGTGGTGGCGATGCCCCTTGCCGGGGTCCTTGTGCAGTACTCAGGATGGAGCTCTGTTTTCTACGTCTACG GCAGCTTCGGGATCTTCTGGTACCTGTTCTGGCTGCTCGTCTCCTACGAGTCCCCCGCGCTGCACCCCAGCATCTCGGAGGAGGAGCGCAAGTACATCGAGGACGCCATCGGAGAGAGCGCGAAACTCATGAACCCCCTCACG AAGTTTAGCACTCCCTGGCGGCGCTTCTTCACGTCTATGCCAGTCTATGCCATCATCGTGGCCAACTTCTGCCGCAGCTGGACGTTCTACCTGCTGCTCATCTCCCAGCCCGCCTACTTCGAAGAAGTGTTCGGCTTCGAGATCAGCAAG GTAGGCCTGGTGTCCGCGCTGCCCCACCTGGTCATGACCATCATCGTGCCCATCGGCGGCCAGATCGCGGACTTCCTGCGGAGCCGCCGCATCATGTCCACCACCAACGTGCGCAAGTTGATGAACTGCGGAG GCTTCGGCATGGAAGCCACGCTGCTGTTGGTGGTCGGCTACTCGCACTCCAAGGGCGTGGCCATCTCCTTCCTGGTCCTAGCCGTGGGCTTCAGCGGCTTCGCCATCTCTG GGTTCAACGTGAACCACCTGGACATAGCCCCGCGCTACGCCAGCATCCTCATGGGCATCTCCAACGGCGTGGGCACACTGTCGGGCATGGTGTGCCCCATCATCGTGGGGGCCATGACTAAGCACAAG ACTCGGGAGGAGTGGCAGTACGTGTTCCTAATTGCCTCCCTGGTGCACTATGGAGGTGTCATCTTCTACGGGGTCTTTGCTTCTGGAGAGAAGCAGCCGTGGGCAGAGCCTGAGGAGATGAGCGAGGAGAAGTGTGGCTTCGTTGGCCATGACCAGCTGGCTGGCAGTGACGACAGCGAAATGGAGGATGAGGCTGAGCCCCCGGGGGCACCCCCTGCACCACCGCCCTCCTATGGGGCCACACACAGCACATTTCAGccccccaggcccccaccccctgTCCGGGACTACTGA